Proteins encoded by one window of Rhodobacteraceae bacterium IMCC1335:
- a CDS encoding endonuclease/exonuclease/phosphatase family protein, whose amino-acid sequence MREPIRKTTPSLPTPSQGARKEVASGLRSEQTHAELLAHWECLNNVELQQTMPTDTPAIVTVAAWNIERCKRVPETAQVLRESGADIVMATEMDLGMARSGQHHTTRDLAEALGMGYAFGVEFVELGTGDPYETGLFKNIPNMHGLHGNAILSRYEIENVALLPLDAGGQWFTDTPKNDGQLRIGGRIAIAAQIGGVTFVAAHYESESDAQGRADQTWRMLDLIAQEYGNGPCIIGGDMNTAAFVGQRMSGIETLEDPAPTEPSFAAFAEAGFDWLSCNAPGVTTRSAPGKPVHYPLKKLDWLFVRGVTASDPAILPAICERGYYLSDHELITAKVEL is encoded by the coding sequence ATGCGTGAGCCGATACGCAAGACAACCCCTTCGCTTCCCACACCCTCGCAAGGTGCTCGCAAGGAAGTGGCCTCTGGCCTGCGATCCGAGCAAACACATGCGGAGCTGCTTGCGCATTGGGAGTGTCTGAACAATGTGGAGTTGCAGCAAACTATGCCTACGGATACCCCTGCTATTGTGACTGTCGCCGCCTGGAACATCGAGCGTTGCAAGCGCGTTCCAGAAACTGCGCAGGTGCTGCGCGAGAGCGGTGCGGACATCGTAATGGCCACTGAGATGGACCTTGGCATGGCGCGCTCTGGTCAGCATCACACAACTCGTGATCTGGCTGAAGCTTTGGGGATGGGCTATGCCTTTGGCGTGGAATTCGTGGAGCTTGGCACAGGCGATCCCTACGAGACCGGGCTCTTTAAGAATATACCCAACATGCATGGGCTGCACGGCAACGCGATCCTGTCGCGATATGAAATAGAAAACGTGGCGCTCTTGCCCCTGGATGCAGGGGGCCAGTGGTTCACAGACACACCCAAAAACGACGGCCAGCTCCGCATCGGGGGTCGCATAGCCATCGCAGCGCAAATTGGCGGAGTGACCTTTGTCGCAGCACATTATGAAAGCGAAAGCGACGCGCAGGGGCGCGCCGATCAGACTTGGCGTATGCTGGATCTGATCGCTCAGGAATATGGTAATGGGCCCTGTATCATCGGCGGGGACATGAACACTGCCGCCTTTGTGGGCCAGCGTATGTCCGGGATTGAGACCCTTGAAGATCCCGCCCCAACCGAGCCATCATTTGCAGCCTTTGCCGAGGCAGGCTTTGACTGGCTAAGCTGCAACGCTCCCGGTGTCACCACTCGCTCTGCCCCAGGCAAACCTGTACACTACCCGCTTAAAAAATTGGACTGGCTGTTCGTGCGCGGGGTCACCGCCTCGGACCCAGCTATCTTGCCTGCGATCTGTGAACGAGGCTATTACCTTTCGGATCACGAGCTGATCACTGCAAAGGTCGAGTTGTGA
- a CDS encoding ATP-binding cassette domain-containing protein — MAQIELKALQKAWDDAVAVQDMNLTIQDGEFVAILGPSGCGKSTTLLMLAGLYLPTGGDILFDGTRVNEVEARHRNVGIVFQSYALYPNMSVLQNILFPTRFQQTPDAEKRAREMAEMVQINQLLERRPSQLSGGQQQRVALARALIKRPNLLLLDEPLSNLDATLRLTMRAEIRRITRDLGVTTILVTHDQLEATTMADRVVCMNAGRIEQIGRAEDLYLRPDTLFVAGFIGSPPMNVISLPNPLIEAPSIARTFGLRPEALRPTETGLPAQVTHFEPMGREVLTTVQTPLGLLRFLEAGTQPRWQVGDRLHLTHARDDAILFDGSGARIPNATALMNEQGYA; from the coding sequence ATGGCACAGATCGAATTGAAAGCACTGCAAAAAGCATGGGATGACGCAGTCGCCGTGCAAGACATGAATTTGACAATCCAGGATGGAGAGTTCGTCGCAATCCTTGGCCCCTCTGGCTGCGGTAAGTCAACAACGCTTTTGATGCTGGCGGGACTCTACCTGCCTACGGGCGGTGACATACTATTTGACGGCACCCGTGTAAACGAAGTGGAGGCACGACATCGCAATGTAGGCATTGTCTTTCAAAGCTACGCCCTTTACCCTAATATGTCGGTTCTGCAGAACATCCTCTTCCCGACTCGGTTCCAGCAAACACCGGACGCCGAGAAACGCGCCCGCGAGATGGCCGAGATGGTGCAAATCAACCAACTTCTGGAGCGCCGCCCTTCGCAGCTGTCTGGCGGTCAGCAACAGCGTGTGGCATTAGCGCGAGCGTTGATAAAAAGGCCCAACTTGCTACTCCTAGACGAACCCCTATCTAATCTCGATGCAACCCTACGCTTGACCATGCGAGCCGAGATCCGGCGGATCACCCGGGACTTAGGTGTGACAACAATTCTTGTTACTCATGACCAGCTTGAGGCTACCACAATGGCGGACCGCGTGGTTTGCATGAACGCTGGCCGGATCGAACAGATCGGCCGTGCCGAGGATCTTTACCTACGTCCGGACACGCTGTTTGTGGCGGGCTTCATCGGCTCTCCACCAATGAACGTGATCTCTCTGCCTAATCCTCTAATTGAAGCACCAAGCATAGCCAGAACATTTGGCTTGCGTCCTGAAGCCTTGCGCCCCACTGAAACCGGCCTGCCGGCGCAAGTTACTCATTTTGAACCCATGGGGCGCGAAGTCCTGACAACAGTGCAAACTCCGCTAGGGCTCCTGCGGTTCCTAGAGGCCGGAACTCAGCCGCGCTGGCAGGTCGGCGATCGTCTGCATCTTACACATGCGAGGGATGACGCAATCCTTTTTGATGGCTCAGGCGCGCGTATCCCAAATGCAACTGCCTTGATGAACGAGCAAGGCTATGCGTGA
- a CDS encoding ABC transporter permease subunit, translating into MVDWVKLAQRSRLGRRLRLGALSLFLAAVSIPIAVPYIWMVMIAFTARRGMAETGTLWPALVVILVGLGIYGVAMLWLRRERLAIVMGVLTAFLLGQILLGQDLHLQNFRFMVNANIIDDLDGQGTVGERYPWVWEAFANSLLLASTQTVIVVTVSTLAAYYLSRYSFRGRNTFLQSLLVLQAFPAITLVIPIFLIVFWVGLLNTLYAPILVLTALELPFFIFIMKGFFDAVPWDIEMSAMTDGASRREAFWMVVLPQVRVGMIAIGVFAFIKGWEEYVFVNGLRTGESYWVMSTYLYYVREDVMGVDYGMVAAVAVLYVLPALILYLFCQKYLTQMTLGGVKG; encoded by the coding sequence ATGGTTGATTGGGTGAAACTGGCCCAACGCTCACGTCTTGGGCGAAGGCTGCGTCTTGGCGCTTTATCGTTGTTTCTTGCGGCCGTCTCTATTCCCATCGCAGTGCCCTATATCTGGATGGTGATGATTGCCTTCACCGCGCGGCGCGGTATGGCAGAAACAGGAACACTCTGGCCTGCGCTTGTGGTGATTCTTGTCGGTCTTGGCATCTATGGCGTGGCGATGCTCTGGTTGCGGCGTGAACGGCTAGCAATTGTCATGGGCGTTTTGACCGCCTTTCTGCTGGGTCAGATCCTGTTGGGTCAGGACCTACACCTACAAAATTTTCGCTTCATGGTTAACGCCAATATCATTGATGATCTCGACGGTCAGGGCACAGTGGGTGAGCGATACCCATGGGTCTGGGAGGCCTTTGCCAATTCTCTTCTTCTGGCTAGCACTCAGACGGTGATTGTAGTAACCGTCTCGACCTTGGCAGCCTACTACCTCAGCCGGTACAGCTTTCGCGGCCGCAACACCTTTCTGCAATCACTGCTAGTGTTGCAGGCTTTTCCGGCAATTACGTTAGTGATCCCAATCTTCCTGATCGTTTTCTGGGTGGGCCTACTGAACACACTCTACGCGCCAATCCTTGTACTGACCGCGCTAGAGTTACCCTTCTTCATATTTATCATGAAGGGCTTTTTTGACGCTGTGCCCTGGGACATCGAAATGTCGGCGATGACCGATGGAGCATCACGACGCGAAGCTTTCTGGATGGTAGTCCTGCCGCAGGTCCGCGTGGGCATGATCGCCATCGGAGTCTTTGCCTTTATCAAGGGCTGGGAGGAATACGTCTTTGTCAACGGGCTGCGTACCGGGGAAAGTTACTGGGTGATGTCCACTTATCTTTACTACGTCCGAGAGGACGTTATGGGCGTGGATTATGGCATGGTAGCCGCCGTGGCGGTGCTATACGTGTTGCCGGCACTGATCTTATACCTCTTTTGTCAAAAATACCTCACGCAAATGACGCTTGGAGGGGTCAAAGGCTGA
- a CDS encoding ABC transporter permease subunit, with protein MKATRQRFDAVLFLGPAVVLMLAFFVAPIVVNILVAFSDMNQTVRFEEFPTTKQFNKLGKLDPEAFLGIELRGSFYRALALTASFVLLTLFIFNVSFALILAVTTTAVPERMGAVFRAIWLLPRMSPSVVYALLWLWVVDSAERGLLNQVWLLFASEPLNLRLDHPMAVIVVANGLIGASLGMIIFTSAIRSIPEHLFNAARVDGAGPLSIVRHVILPALRWPISYITIYQALALLVSFEYIFLIMGPARSTMTMAMLSYTKTLAPGIGGGQYAYGASIALILIVVGIAVALLMWRLINMKSLLQRPRIEVN; from the coding sequence ATGAAAGCCACCCGTCAGCGATTTGATGCCGTTCTCTTCCTCGGCCCTGCCGTCGTACTGATGCTTGCATTTTTCGTTGCCCCTATTGTTGTGAACATCTTAGTAGCCTTTTCGGACATGAATCAGACGGTGCGCTTTGAAGAGTTCCCAACTACTAAGCAATTCAACAAGCTCGGCAAGCTGGATCCAGAAGCCTTTTTGGGCATTGAGCTTCGTGGATCCTTTTACCGCGCTCTTGCGCTTACTGCGAGTTTCGTGCTGCTGACTTTGTTTATCTTCAATGTCAGTTTTGCCCTAATCCTCGCAGTGACCACAACCGCTGTGCCGGAGCGCATGGGGGCAGTATTCCGGGCGATCTGGCTTCTGCCACGTATGTCGCCTTCGGTGGTTTATGCGCTGCTGTGGCTTTGGGTGGTGGATAGCGCCGAGAGGGGCCTTCTCAATCAAGTATGGCTTCTGTTTGCATCAGAGCCACTGAACCTTCGGCTCGATCACCCCATGGCGGTGATCGTCGTCGCAAATGGGCTGATCGGTGCCAGCCTTGGAATGATAATCTTCACCTCGGCCATCCGGTCAATCCCCGAACATCTGTTCAACGCTGCCCGCGTCGATGGAGCCGGGCCGTTGTCTATAGTGCGCCATGTGATCTTGCCCGCCCTGCGCTGGCCGATAAGCTATATAACCATCTATCAAGCGCTTGCTTTGCTAGTGTCTTTTGAATACATATTCTTGATCATGGGTCCTGCGCGGTCGACCATGACAATGGCCATGCTTAGCTACACCAAGACATTGGCCCCAGGCATCGGGGGCGGGCAATATGCCTATGGCGCATCCATTGCGCTGATCCTGATTGTTGTCGGCATCGCAGTCGCTCTGTTAATGTGGCGGCTAATTAATATGAAATCGCTGCTACAGCGCCCCCGGATTGAGGTGAACTGA
- a CDS encoding extracellular solute-binding protein — protein sequence MEMKMTIKSFSTAVFFAAASALAAPSFADTITLDLWSRADRSGPLRAGNIVTSAEQLNRMFEAAGSDTRVEINLVETNNKGFDADALALLKAHSIGETPDIAVAAHEWIGSFVEAGLAANLEDHIAASPWFYTDMIPELWTSVMYKGERFGIPQDSEIRMFFVNNDILRDAGYDQNFIDELPGRVDRGEFTMYDWCDLAADTVKKGAAKIGWVHRPNVGPDFQMAMASFGIEIYNAEEAKLQITKSGLTKYYGWLKYCVDNGSLPADMTTFSWDSTHAAFRGGDALGKFHGIWNVGAQMEAFGLTGSKDYFDKLTWIHSPAAEKGGEPKNLSHPIVYIVGETENKDLAALLVAMASMPVPNTAHAVGTNHTPITYGQVSMPEFQEKGWALVAGTPLLARAEFMPNHAKIGQYNAITYTGVQAVETGEMTPEEAVDMVLEELEIELGDDVIILD from the coding sequence TTGGAGATGAAAATGACTATCAAATCTTTTTCAACGGCAGTGTTTTTTGCTGCCGCGAGCGCACTAGCAGCGCCATCGTTTGCTGATACTATCACTCTGGATCTGTGGTCACGTGCTGATCGATCAGGACCTCTAAGAGCTGGGAACATCGTAACCTCGGCTGAACAACTGAACCGCATGTTCGAAGCGGCAGGCTCAGACACTCGCGTTGAGATAAACTTGGTTGAAACCAACAACAAGGGCTTTGATGCCGATGCACTCGCTCTGCTAAAAGCGCATTCTATTGGCGAAACGCCTGACATCGCTGTTGCGGCGCATGAGTGGATCGGCTCTTTTGTTGAGGCTGGTTTAGCCGCAAATCTCGAAGATCACATTGCCGCCTCTCCTTGGTTCTATACCGATATGATCCCCGAGCTCTGGACCTCAGTCATGTATAAAGGTGAGCGTTTTGGTATCCCACAGGACAGTGAGATCCGTATGTTTTTTGTAAACAATGACATCTTGCGTGACGCCGGTTATGATCAAAACTTTATTGACGAGTTGCCCGGCCGCGTGGACAGAGGTGAGTTCACCATGTACGACTGGTGTGACCTTGCAGCCGACACGGTGAAAAAAGGCGCAGCCAAGATAGGTTGGGTACACCGTCCGAATGTTGGCCCAGATTTCCAGATGGCCATGGCCTCCTTCGGTATCGAAATATATAACGCTGAAGAAGCCAAGCTTCAGATTACAAAGTCTGGCCTTACTAAGTACTATGGATGGCTAAAGTACTGTGTCGACAACGGTTCGCTGCCTGCCGACATGACTACGTTCAGCTGGGATAGCACCCACGCTGCTTTCCGCGGTGGCGACGCTCTCGGCAAATTCCACGGCATCTGGAACGTTGGCGCACAGATGGAAGCGTTTGGCCTGACTGGTTCCAAGGACTACTTTGATAAGTTGACATGGATCCACTCTCCAGCAGCGGAAAAGGGTGGTGAGCCCAAAAACCTGAGCCACCCGATCGTCTACATCGTAGGTGAGACCGAGAACAAGGATTTAGCTGCCCTGCTGGTTGCAATGGCCTCCATGCCAGTTCCTAACACCGCCCACGCCGTTGGCACCAACCACACGCCGATCACCTACGGTCAGGTCTCTATGCCCGAGTTCCAAGAAAAAGGTTGGGCGCTGGTCGCCGGTACACCGCTGTTAGCTCGGGCCGAGTTCATGCCGAACCATGCCAAAATTGGCCAGTATAACGCCATCACTTACACCGGCGTTCAAGCGGTCGAGACCGGCGAAATGACCCCAGAAGAGGCGGTCGATATGGTACTCGAAGAACTCGAAATCGAGCTTGGCGATGACGTGATCATCCTCGACTAA
- a CDS encoding tyrosine-type recombinase/integrase: MSADIKYAYKRHNTWVYRRTYPKALQPILGSSLKQSLRTADAKQAKARVAELNQTFTNLVKEAQAHADAATDKPNPETPKLAVARPRYQRTRLLGEQPVHGLAKRYLKELSQTLRPGTTKSIRYALELLSSYVGKKQKIGELSADTGRDILKLISKLSPNVRKYAEAKEASLTKLAELSQTFEAISLTPQTQGRIFKQMQRFLDWCVREGELSNNPWSTLSIRAKPEVSPHGVLTDAQVSILLKAKDRVLHSALLFGLLTGMRSGEICGLMAEDITAKGNLGRFIKIRPNAIRQLKSKAAEREVPLHQILEQLLDTSLPKHGRLFPYLTIDAVVKRYAKLRRLYPDLQGSVFHSTRKWFITQCERTGTPEHFTASLVGHHSARSANKLTYGLYSAGISDAQKREIVDGVRLPDWDGTS; this comes from the coding sequence ATGTCTGCAGACATAAAATACGCCTATAAACGGCATAACACCTGGGTCTATCGCAGAACCTATCCCAAGGCGCTGCAACCCATCCTTGGCTCAAGCCTTAAGCAATCCCTGAGAACAGCAGATGCCAAACAGGCAAAAGCCCGCGTGGCTGAGCTCAATCAAACATTCACAAACCTAGTAAAGGAGGCACAGGCCCATGCTGATGCTGCAACAGATAAACCCAACCCTGAAACTCCTAAGCTTGCTGTGGCGCGTCCTCGATATCAGCGCACAAGGCTTCTGGGTGAGCAGCCTGTTCATGGGTTAGCCAAGAGATATCTAAAAGAACTATCTCAAACGCTTAGACCCGGAACTACAAAGTCCATTCGCTATGCGCTGGAGCTTCTAAGTTCTTATGTGGGCAAGAAGCAAAAGATAGGAGAGCTTAGCGCTGATACAGGAAGAGATATCCTTAAGCTAATATCCAAGCTCTCTCCCAATGTCAGGAAATACGCAGAGGCTAAGGAGGCTAGCCTTACAAAGCTGGCAGAGCTCTCACAAACATTTGAGGCCATATCCCTGACACCACAAACGCAGGGCCGTATCTTCAAGCAAATGCAGCGCTTCCTTGACTGGTGCGTGAGAGAAGGAGAGCTCAGCAACAACCCTTGGTCAACTCTCAGCATAAGAGCAAAGCCAGAGGTATCCCCTCATGGCGTTTTAACAGATGCGCAAGTCTCAATTCTACTCAAAGCCAAGGACAGGGTGCTTCACAGCGCCCTTCTCTTTGGCCTCCTGACTGGCATGCGCTCAGGGGAGATCTGCGGGCTTATGGCAGAGGACATTACAGCCAAGGGCAACTTGGGACGGTTTATCAAAATAAGGCCAAACGCTATTCGGCAGCTCAAGTCAAAAGCAGCTGAACGGGAAGTCCCACTTCATCAAATCCTAGAGCAGCTTCTGGATACATCCCTGCCAAAGCATGGGCGGCTATTTCCCTATCTAACAATTGATGCTGTGGTAAAGCGCTATGCCAAGCTAAGGAGGCTATACCCTGACCTCCAAGGCAGCGTATTCCACTCCACCCGCAAGTGGTTCATCACCCAATGCGAGCGCACAGGCACCCCTGAGCACTTCACCGCCTCCCTTGTGGGACATCACTCTGCACGCTCAGCCAATAAGCTGACCTACGGGCTATACTCTGCGGGCATCAGTGATGCTCAGAAGCGGGAGATCGTGGATGGGGTGAGGCTGCCGGACTGGGACGGTACATCATGA
- the arsJ gene encoding organoarsenical effux MFS transporter ArsJ: MRDTSTWPKGLPAYIAVTVAYWAFMLTDGALRMLVLLHFHTLGFSPVQLAYLFVLYEIAGMVTNLCAGWIAARFGLTSTLYAGLGLQVLALLAMAQLDPTWVVGASVVYVMLVQGASGMAKDLAKMSSKSAVKLLAPSGEGGLFRWVAILTGSKNMVKGLGFLLGASLLATLGFVWSMLGMAAILVVILLAVLIAMPAGLPKGRKGVKFSEVFSNSANVNWLSAARVFLFGARDVWFVVGIPIYFYAVLSDGTTVGNRTAFFLIGTFMALWVILYGLIQANAPRILRAKTRSIDELIKVARDWAWRLAAVPAILTGVAIIAGEPQLWLTISLLAGLLIFGIVFAVNSSLHSYLILSFTKAERVTMDVGFYYMANAAGRLAGTLLSGLTYQIGGLPLMLGVAAFMVALSAIMVGLLKPERSQP; encoded by the coding sequence GTGAGAGACACTTCCACGTGGCCCAAGGGCCTACCTGCCTATATCGCGGTCACGGTGGCCTATTGGGCTTTCATGCTGACCGACGGTGCCTTGCGGATGCTGGTGCTGCTGCACTTTCACACGCTTGGGTTTTCGCCCGTGCAACTGGCCTACCTGTTCGTGCTTTACGAAATAGCAGGCATGGTCACTAACCTTTGTGCAGGATGGATTGCTGCAAGGTTCGGGCTCACATCGACACTTTATGCAGGGCTTGGCTTGCAGGTTTTGGCGTTGTTGGCCATGGCGCAACTTGATCCTACATGGGTAGTCGGCGCGTCGGTTGTTTACGTAATGCTGGTCCAAGGCGCAAGCGGTATGGCAAAGGACCTTGCCAAGATGTCATCCAAGTCCGCCGTCAAACTGCTTGCACCGTCAGGTGAGGGAGGGCTGTTCCGCTGGGTCGCCATCCTTACCGGTTCAAAAAACATGGTGAAGGGGTTGGGCTTTCTTCTCGGGGCTTCATTGCTGGCCACGCTAGGCTTTGTCTGGTCGATGCTTGGGATGGCCGCTATTCTGGTTGTAATTTTGCTCGCTGTCCTGATTGCCATGCCCGCCGGTCTGCCTAAGGGCCGCAAGGGCGTGAAGTTTTCTGAAGTATTTTCAAATTCAGCTAACGTGAATTGGCTGAGTGCCGCTCGGGTGTTCCTGTTCGGCGCGCGCGACGTCTGGTTTGTTGTTGGTATTCCGATCTATTTTTATGCGGTCCTTTCGGACGGTACAACCGTGGGAAATCGCACGGCCTTCTTTCTGATCGGCACGTTCATGGCACTTTGGGTGATCCTCTATGGCTTGATACAGGCCAACGCCCCGCGCATTTTGCGCGCAAAGACGCGGTCCATAGATGAGCTGATAAAAGTCGCACGCGATTGGGCGTGGAGACTCGCCGCAGTTCCGGCCATTCTAACAGGCGTTGCGATCATCGCGGGCGAGCCGCAGCTTTGGTTGACGATCAGCCTCCTGGCAGGGCTCTTGATCTTCGGCATTGTTTTCGCGGTGAACTCATCACTTCACTCCTACCTCATTTTGTCTTTCACCAAGGCAGAGCGGGTCACGATGGATGTAGGCTTCTATTACATGGCCAATGCGGCGGGCCGTCTGGCAGGAACGTTATTATCCGGCCTTACCTATCAGATTGGTGGGCTTCCCTTGATGCTTGGCGTAGCGGCGTTCATGGTTGCACTTTCGGCAATTATGGTTGGGCTTCTGAAGCCAGAGCGTTCGCAGCCATAA
- a CDS encoding ArsJ-associated glyceraldehyde-3-phosphate dehydrogenase, with protein MLRVAINGLGRIGKLALKPLLERGVKIAWINDAVGDPEMHAHLLEFDTVHGRWTADFSYDADSLTIDGTRVPFIGTWDISELPLDGIDVVIDCTGVFKTEAKIAPYFDAGVKKVVVSAPVKDVNAANIVYGVNEGIYDPDHHRIVTAASCTTNCLAPLVKVIHENLTIKHGSITTIHDVTNTQTIVDRPAKDLRRARSALNSLIPTTTGSATAITLIYPELTGRLNGHAVRVPLLNASLTDCVFEVERATTAQEVNGLFKAAAEGPLQGILGYEERPLVSTDYTNDTRSCIVDALSTMVINGTQVKIYAWYDNEMGYAYRLVDVACMVGDSL; from the coding sequence ATGCTACGTGTAGCGATCAACGGCCTTGGTCGTATCGGAAAGCTTGCTCTGAAGCCATTGCTAGAACGCGGTGTAAAGATCGCGTGGATCAATGATGCTGTCGGCGACCCAGAGATGCACGCACATCTGCTCGAGTTTGATACGGTTCATGGCCGATGGACAGCAGATTTTTCATACGATGCTGATAGCCTCACAATCGATGGTACGCGCGTTCCGTTCATTGGGACGTGGGACATATCGGAGCTGCCTCTGGACGGTATCGATGTGGTTATCGACTGTACTGGGGTCTTTAAGACAGAGGCTAAGATCGCGCCCTACTTTGATGCCGGGGTAAAGAAGGTTGTGGTGTCAGCGCCGGTTAAGGACGTTAATGCCGCGAACATCGTTTATGGTGTCAATGAAGGCATCTATGACCCAGACCACCACCGCATTGTTACTGCAGCCAGTTGTACGACTAATTGTCTTGCTCCTTTGGTGAAAGTGATCCATGAGAACCTGACCATCAAACACGGGTCGATCACGACGATCCATGATGTAACGAACACCCAAACGATTGTAGACCGGCCTGCTAAAGACTTGCGCCGAGCCCGATCTGCGCTGAACTCTCTGATCCCGACCACCACAGGCAGTGCCACGGCGATCACACTGATCTACCCGGAACTGACAGGTCGCTTGAATGGGCATGCCGTACGGGTCCCCCTGCTTAACGCTTCTTTGACGGACTGCGTGTTCGAAGTAGAGCGCGCAACGACAGCGCAAGAGGTCAACGGCCTGTTCAAGGCCGCAGCAGAGGGACCTTTGCAGGGCATTCTGGGCTACGAGGAACGACCTCTCGTATCGACCGATTACACTAACGACACACGCTCCTGCATCGTGGATGCGCTATCGACCATGGTCATCAATGGTACGCAGGTGAAGATTTATGCGTGGTACGACAACGAGATGGGCTATGCCTACCGTCTGGTTGATGTGGCCTGTATGGTTGGGGACAGTCTGTGA
- a CDS encoding phosphonate ABC transporter substrate-binding protein, with protein sequence MTFLKIAVSTLTAVSLSASFAFARDNVHAAGSSTVLPYAAIVAEAFGENFDFPTPLIESGGSGAGRKKMCEGVGANTTDIANSSSRIKQSDIDNCASNGVTDIMEVRIGYDGIVFASRLETKGFENLTPMHIYLAASDKSNASNWQAIDPAMPDREIMLFIPGTKHGTREVFETKVMLAGCKKAGSYDLFFKQNGGDKKKAEKECFKVRTDGRSVDIDGDYTETLARLASNPNGIGVFGLSFLLNNTDTIYAAKINGIEASTETIASGVYPVSRPLYFYVKMQHLGVIPGLQEYVDFFVSDEIAGPDGPLSEYGLVSDPELAATQSMVANGGTKMGPLN encoded by the coding sequence ATGACCTTTTTAAAAATAGCAGTCTCGACATTAACTGCAGTGTCATTATCAGCGAGTTTTGCTTTTGCTCGCGATAACGTACATGCGGCAGGTTCATCAACGGTGCTACCTTACGCCGCAATCGTCGCTGAAGCTTTTGGAGAAAATTTTGATTTTCCTACACCGCTGATCGAGTCTGGTGGTTCTGGAGCGGGTCGCAAAAAAATGTGCGAAGGGGTTGGCGCTAACACAACAGATATTGCAAACTCATCCAGCCGGATAAAGCAGAGTGACATAGATAATTGTGCATCGAATGGTGTGACCGATATTATGGAAGTGCGTATTGGGTACGATGGCATAGTATTCGCAAGCCGGTTGGAAACCAAAGGTTTTGAAAACCTAACACCGATGCACATTTATTTGGCGGCAAGTGACAAATCTAATGCATCTAATTGGCAAGCCATAGATCCTGCTATGCCAGACCGTGAAATCATGTTGTTTATCCCAGGAACAAAGCATGGAACTCGTGAAGTATTTGAGACAAAAGTAATGTTGGCAGGCTGTAAGAAGGCCGGTTCTTATGATTTGTTCTTCAAACAGAATGGCGGAGATAAAAAGAAGGCCGAGAAAGAGTGCTTCAAAGTTCGCACCGACGGTCGTTCTGTAGATATTGACGGCGACTATACCGAGACTTTGGCACGTTTGGCATCAAATCCAAACGGCATTGGTGTTTTCGGTTTAAGCTTTCTATTGAATAATACTGACACGATATATGCAGCAAAGATAAATGGAATTGAAGCTTCTACGGAGACCATTGCAAGTGGTGTCTATCCAGTGTCTCGCCCTCTGTATTTTTACGTCAAAATGCAACATTTGGGAGTGATCCCAGGATTGCAGGAATATGTTGATTTCTTCGTCAGCGATGAAATTGCAGGTCCAGACGGCCCACTGTCTGAATACGGCTTGGTTTCCGATCCTGAATTGGCGGCTACTCAATCCATGGTTGCAAACGGTGGAACTAAAATGGGTCCGTTGAATTAA